A section of the Streptomyces sp. V3I8 genome encodes:
- a CDS encoding nucleotide sugar dehydrogenase, translating to MPADLAVIGLGQLGLPLAQAAATTGIATLGYECGDPAPLAAADLRRMLSTGFRPATDPAGLGRVRTAVICAPTPRGADGTLDLGQVADAARTLAAHLRPHTTVILESPVYPGTTEEFLRPLLEEGSGLRAGRDFHLAYSPSRVDPGNRDHGPANTPKVIGGLTPACTESAAAFYGRLTDKVVRARGPREAETVQLLETNYRHVNIALVNEMAVLCHDLGVDLWDVIRCAETKPFGFQAFRPGPGVGGHAVPRDLAGPRTRALRMVELAQQVNDHMPRYVIQRAAALLNEHGKSARGARVLLLGITYKADHADRQGSPAQEIATRLMELGAAVSYHDPHVPSWSVLDRPVPRVDSLYEAAADADLTILLQQHRTYDLQGLSVKAQLLLDTRGATPTGAAHRL from the coding sequence ATGCCCGCAGACCTCGCCGTCATCGGCCTCGGCCAGCTCGGCCTGCCCCTGGCCCAGGCCGCCGCGACCACCGGCATCGCCACCCTCGGCTACGAGTGCGGCGACCCCGCGCCGCTGGCCGCCGCCGACCTGCGCCGGATGCTCTCCACGGGATTCCGGCCGGCCACCGACCCGGCCGGACTCGGCCGCGTACGCACCGCCGTCATCTGCGCCCCGACCCCGCGCGGCGCGGACGGGACGCTCGACCTGGGGCAGGTGGCCGACGCCGCCCGCACCCTCGCCGCGCATCTGCGCCCGCACACCACGGTGATCCTGGAGTCCCCCGTGTATCCGGGGACCACGGAGGAGTTCCTGCGCCCCCTCCTGGAGGAGGGCTCCGGGCTCCGCGCGGGCCGCGACTTCCACCTCGCGTACTCGCCCAGCCGGGTCGATCCCGGCAACCGCGACCACGGCCCCGCCAACACGCCGAAGGTCATCGGCGGGCTCACCCCCGCCTGCACCGAGTCCGCCGCCGCGTTCTACGGCCGCCTCACCGACAAGGTCGTCCGCGCGCGTGGACCCCGCGAGGCGGAGACCGTGCAGCTCCTGGAGACCAACTACCGGCACGTCAACATCGCGCTGGTCAACGAGATGGCCGTCCTCTGCCACGACCTGGGCGTCGACCTGTGGGACGTCATCCGCTGCGCCGAGACCAAGCCGTTCGGCTTCCAGGCCTTCCGCCCCGGCCCCGGGGTGGGCGGTCACGCCGTCCCGCGGGACCTCGCGGGCCCGCGCACCCGCGCCCTGCGCATGGTGGAACTGGCCCAGCAGGTCAACGACCACATGCCCCGGTACGTCATCCAGCGCGCGGCGGCGCTCCTCAACGAACACGGCAAGTCGGCCCGCGGCGCGCGCGTACTGCTCCTCGGCATCACCTACAAGGCCGACCACGCCGACCGGCAGGGCTCACCCGCCCAGGAGATCGCGACCCGCCTGATGGAACTGGGCGCCGCGGTCAGCTACCACGACCCGCACGTCCCGTCCTGGAGCGTCCTCGACCGCCCGGTCCCCCGCGTCGACTCCCTGTACGAGGCGGCGGCCGACGCGGACCTGACGATCCTGCTCCAGCAGCACCGCACGTACGACCTCCAGGGCCTGTCGGTGAAGGCCCAACTCCTGCTGGACACCCGGGGAGCGACACCCACGGGGGCGGCGCACAGGTTGTGA